The DNA segment CGTCACCTCTTGGTGCACCACTAACAACGGCTTCTTCTTCTATTCCCTACCACGCTGTACTTGAATATAATATTGTCATAAGTGGTAGTACCCTTATTTAATATGCAGTCCCCAAATTtataatatacattatctctgcaaaaaaatgctgaaaaattcaattcaattacattaaattacttttaatataaagtatgcagaagcaaaaataaaagtaaaacactatcatcaaaacattatgaaaatatttcctgATTATTTTCAGTGGATCATTTAATCAGCAGTGACTATCGCCTTATAAAGGCCTGAGGTACATAAAGAAGCAATCTTCTCTCTCCAGGTGAGAGACCCGAGCCAGGAAGCCTGCGGTCGTCTCACTTTCCTTAAAGAGTGTAAGACCATAAAAGGCCTTCCACAAACCGCCGTGTGCAACCTGAACATCACACTTCCAGCAGTGAAAAAGGTAAGGTAGCGTTGAACTCACCATTCTCTGTTGTCACCTCCATAACCATTGTCATGGTTAGGGTAGTTTCGGCCCCAATAACAGTGatagaagaaagacagagaaagacttTGGCCAAACTGCCGCCACTGtgtcttttatctgtttaaaGCTTTTCTCTATGTATATCGGTTATCTATGCAGTGGATTCTTTGTTCATTGGCTGTTTCATTATGTTCCTACCTATCTTTTGATTTGGATGACATGCTTTTGGCTGAGGGCTTTTGTGCTGAAGGCTTTTTTTGATTATCAGGCTGGCTTTTCGTGGCTTCAGTttgctgtttttgctgctgAGTGTTGGCGCtttatacttttttctttctttttttttggttattgtttgtttggtctgtgttttgtttttttttgtttttttcatttgctgagTTTGCTAAAGTGGCTTCTCTTCTCAGTTGGAGCTTCTGTCACTCACTCCTTTTTCACACCCTGATGTTTCTTTTCCCCCTGCTTTCCATGTTATGTTACTCCCCCCTCCGTTTCTGCAATGCATCTTGGGAACCAGGAAATGGAGTCAGATGCCGAGGATGAGGTAAACCACACCCTCCCCACCATGTGCTCTGCGCTAGATCTATAGTGGCCCTGCTCTGCTCATCATAGCCTTCTTTCCGCTTCTACAAGGGCAATAAAAGCTTTCCTTGTTCAAAGCAACCTTTAGCTGCTCAGTTTTGCATGACATGACATTGTAGATATGAAAACATATCTGTTTTATCCTTATCCTTTGCGCTCTACAGTATGTGATATAAGTGGCTTTGGAGTTTAGATATACTTACATTGTTCTTTAGTCAAgatttaactttattaacattaGCTTAAATTGATTATAAGTACTTATAAGGTAGAGTTTGTAGCCTTATCATGACTAACTCAAGCTAATGTGCTTAGCTTGGCAACACCTATTGTAAGCACTTAACTAAAGATTGCAGTGCAGTGATACTCCTTAAAGAAGAATTTGCTGCCATTTTATACAACTGTTTAAAATGGGCTTTGTTCTTATGTTAATACCAACTAATGCGGACTATTGGGTTTGCTTTAATTTGACATTATAAGGTCCAAATGTTGCTCATTTGGCAGCACTATACACTGTAGGGTGACCTAGAACTGATAggattttgtgttgtttactATTGTTGCAGACTGAAAAGCCAGAGCGACGTCATACCTTTGCATCCCTAGCCTTACGTAAGCGCTACAGCTATCTGGCCGAGCCTGCACTGAgtgagtttgacattttcactaACAAAACCCTTTGATGAATAATAACAATGCAAATTTTCGTGGATAAGTTAGTTTACAGCATTAACAGTTTTAATTAACCTGTAAGATGCGTTATCAATATGTAGATAGATGTGACTTACTTACTGTAATAAATGCATATTTCTCATCCTACATAACTTGCACTGTCCACATGCTTGATAACAACATGGTACATATTTTTGCATGGGTCAATGAGTGGTTTTTAAGTTTTCGTGCTGTGCTTGCTCACGTTGTGAGTTGTACTTTTTCTGGGTTTGTTTCCACTGCTGAGTTGTAGATGTCAAAATGCAGCAACATCAAAAATTTTTCTATGACTTCCCAACACAATGTGAATTGGCATTTTGGAAGGAGGTCAAAgtaaaattttatttgtttttcatttgtccCTTCTGAGTTTAAAGCTGTTTTTGGCTTTGTGATGATGTAGCAGCTTTTTTTGTGGGACAAAAATGCATGGTAGGAGGTCTTGAGTTTGAGCTCTTTCAGGtgtgtcttttcagttttttctcactctctgcttGTCACCACTTCTTGTCGACCTTGCATGACAAAATGGGAAAcacattttgtcatattttgttCGTTATGTAATAAACGGAAAATGGAAACTTCTGCAGCCCATGGCTCTATTGTATCATAGTGTCTTTGGGGAATCTGTCATTATGTAATTTTTGGACCAAACAGATAAAAGGCACTTTAAAAAGCGGATTGAAATTAGAGCCAGAATCCATACAATGTTTTAGAACATCTAAAGTCCAAAGAGAGAAGTTGTTTTGTGTTACTCCTGGAGCATTTGTCTCGccatttttctgttgtcagtTATTAGTCTACGCCATTGTCTCTGAAATTTTACTTTGCTGCTGAATGTGCTTCATTCAGTTTATTCATtacattgttgttgctgttgttgttctttgtGTCATCTTCCAGTCTTGAATCACACGGAAACACAATTGTTTCTTTTCATCCATCTTCAGACAATATTCAAATATCTTATCTCAGCACTTCgtaaaactgctgttttcctTCTTTGATACCAGGACTGCGTCACTGACcaactcttcctcctctgatctcttttctttcacatttttttttcttcctttcccttCCCCAACATAATTTTCTGTTACCTTTACTACTCCACATTCTTTGGATTATTTTTCCCATTCCTTCTTCACCATTATTTCTACAAATTCATCTGAAGAAACAGCAGTTGAGCGAAGCACAGCAGCAAGAACACTGCCTGCTGGTTACCCTCACAAACCTGTCTTTCCAACCAGACCTTACCCACCATGGTCGACTGCTCCTATTACCGTCCCTGGCCAAACAAGGCCAGGAGTGGGGGGTTCCGTCGCCTCTACCGATTCACCGGCAGGCTCACCAGCTGCTTCTCCATTGAAATCTACCTGGCCCCTCTCCTCCCCGTCACCTGCATGCCCTGCAACTATCAAAGCCACCCTTGGAGCTCCACCACCAGTACCTACCCTGTCATCCCCAGTTAAATCAATTAGCGACATAGTGTCCTCATCCCCCATCAGGTCTTACAGGACTATGCCTTCACCCATTAAAACCGTTGTCCAGCAGGGTCAATACCCTGTCCAGGCATCTGCCAGCCTTGTGTCCTCTGGAAGCCCATGTAAACCTGCCACAGATCCAGCATCCATCAAGAACCTTGCTTCGGCATACACATCAAGGACTTCCCCACTTCACTCAATATCCAATGGTCCTGTGCCAGAGAGGTCATCAGCTCCTATTACTGCTCCTGCATCGCCAAAGACACCTTACAACATGTACAATGCTAATCTGCCTTTTAAAACTGCCCTTGGGTCCACAGTTGTGACAGATGCAGTGGCACCTAACCTTCCTTCTGGTAAAAGCATATCCAGCCTGTCCTCTTTGAAAACCTCTGTAGATTCAACACTCTCATCCCGAGGAGGGAGAACATCCCTTTCGTCTCTCTCTTCAACTGGGCAGACAACCATTGCTTCCTCAGAACTGTCCATGATGAACGGATCAGTATCACCTGTCAAATATCCATCCTCTTCGTCCACGCCATCCTCCCCTTCTTCTCGTCTTATCTCTGAGAGGAGTAGCAGCCTTCAGGAGAGGATTCAGGCTACCACCCAAGCAGCAACATCTGGTGTTAGTGCAGCCATAAATGAAGCTATAGACTCATACTCAGTCTCAGGCTACGGCACTCTTAAAACACAGTCCTCCTCACGTAGATCTGCAACAGCAAGCTCTGCTTACGGTTCCATGAGATCTGTAGTTGCTTCCCCCAGTTCAGCAGTTTCATCTAATACGGTGACTGTACCTGTGTACTCATTAGTAAACGTCATCCCAGAGACCCCTGTCAAACCAGGGCCAGGGTCTCTCAAAATGGCATTGCCTGATTCCCCTCGTCCCTCATCCTCgtcatcttcctctctgtcttcctgtgttaccacatcaaaaataaattccCAATTGAAATCCCCCCCGTTCATCACACCACCTATTATCCACCCAACAGCAGCCTCCAACCAGGAAATACTAAAAGATGTAGCAGACATGAAAGAGGATCTGATCAGAATGTCAGCAAtcctacagacagacacacagacagcagccaaAACTGTCCAAACATCAAATACTGGCACTCCCAAAGAGACCAAGTTAGAGGATGAAGAGCCATTTACTCTAGttgagaaagtgaaagaagatTTAGTGAAAGTCAGTGAAATATTACAGAAAGATATCATGAGTGAAGGTAAGGCCATTGCAGGTAAAGAGAGACCCTCAGAGGATGAATGGGAGGAATTTTCCAAAGATGAGATTGAGGAGGCACAAAGAAGTACCCTCACAGACTATTACCCACTGTTTGATGAAAACACGCTCCTTCTCAAGCACCAATCCATGTCAAGCAAAGACCTAGAGTTAGCTAAAGTAGTAGACTTTTTAACAAATGACTTTGGTGCTAATTCTCTCTCCAAAATGACAGAGTTGAAATGTAAGTATGAGGAGGCGACAAAAAGGGAaggggaggaaaaacaaaaacgtgTTCTTAAACCATCTATGTCGATACAAGAGCACAAACTCAAAATGCCTCCACCAGTCTCAGGCATGCTCAGATCTCCCTCAGAGAAGGACCTAAGCAAACTTGCTGAGTCATATCAGGGGTCTGAGACTATTTTGGAATCACCTGAGGACCTGTCTCATGAGCAGGATAAAAGTCCCCTGTCAGACAGCGGGTTTGAGACCAGGAGTGAAAAGACACCCTCTGCTCCTCAGAGTGCAGAGAGCACAGGACCTAAGCCCTTATTCACAGATTCACCCATCCCTCCCTGTGTGACTGAGACCAGGACTGAAGTGGTCCACATTAGGAGCTATGAGCAGCCTGACGATCCTTGTGAGCCTCTCCTGATGGAGGAGGCAGCATCTGCCCCTCCTTCTATAGAGCCAGATCCAGCTTCAATAAGCTCTACCAAAGCCCTACAGATGAAAATGCCGGAAGAGGACTCCATGATGAACAAAAGTGTGTGTCTTAAAGAGGAAACTCATATCACCACTACCACTAGAATGGTGTATCACAAGCCACAACTGACTGATGGCGCAGAGATTAGAGAGGAGGGTATGTCGGTCAGTGATATCATGAAAGCTTTCCAGTCAGGTAGGGACCCATCTAAAGAACTGGCAGGCCTTTTTGAACACAAGGCTAGCCAGGATTCTGTCAAAGGTGATGAGCTGACTCCTAGATTTCTAGATAGAGACATTAAATCCAAACCTAAAGTCGAGAGGATAATTGAGGTTCATATCGAAAAGGGCCACAGCACAACAGAGCCAACTGAGGTTATTATCAGGGAAACCAAAAAACACCCTGAGCTTTATGTCTACAAGGGGGACCGTGGAATTAGGGAACTTACTGATTACGATGAGGCCcaacaggaagaagaggagctCACTGCTGAAGAATCCCTGCCCTCCTTCCTAGAAACATCTCGCGTTAACACCCCAGTGTCACAGGAGGAAGACAGTCGCCCAAGTTCTGCTCAATTGATGGCAGATGATTCATATAAAGCCCTGAAACTGTTGAGCCAGCACTCTATAGAGTACTGTGATGATGAGCTGTCAGAGATCAGAGGCGAGTCGTATAGGTTTGCTGAGAAAATGCTACTGTCAGAGAAACTTGATGTGTCTTCAATGTCTCACTCTGACACAGAGGATTCAGCAATGATGACTGACAAGAGCCGGCACCTAATTCATGAGGAGAATGGTAGCCGTGGCGCTGAGAGCATGAGTCAGCAGCAAGGAAGCCCCAAAAGAGAGTTTGTCTCCAAGTCATCAAAAGATGGGTCCCCTAAATCTGGTAAATTCTTGCACAGGGAGGAACCATCTCCGTTTGATAAAGTGACAGTGCTCCATTACTCCACAGATCAGGGCAGCCCCAAGCATGCTGTTTGGATGCGATTTACAGAGGATAAACATGACAGAAGCAGGGATAAGCTCCTTTATGAGGATAGGGTGGACCAAACTGTAAAGGAAGCTGAAGAAAAACTCTGTGAGGTATCTCAGTTCTTCCGTGACAAAACAGAGAAGCTCAATGATGAGTTGCAGTCCCCTGAGAAAAAGCCAATGAGACGAGAGGTAAAGGAACCCAGATCCTGGCCTAGCTCAGCATGCAGTAGCCCTGAGAAAACGCAGCAGAAATCTAAGGCAGGAGAAGAGGTGTTCAGTAAAAGCAAACTCAGGGAGCCTTCggttgttaaaatgtttgggAGCACCCcaacaactgaaaagaaaagctctAGCTTACCAAGCAGCCCCCAGAAGAGCGTTCTCTCTCATACCAGTGACgataaaattaaacaacaaactaAGACAAGTGAATCTGCACCCTCTTCTCCTGCTCATGTAAAATCAACATCGAAAGTCAGTGCTGTGAGGATGAAGTTTGAATCTGAGGCTCAGAAACAAAGTCAGTCTAGTCCAACCAAAGTTCCTCCTCCAGTGCAGCCAAAACCTTCAATAAAGAAATTACAGGAGAGCAAACTTCCCGTTTATCAGTTTTTTGCAGGAGGAAAAGCATCAAAAGTGTCTGAAGCATCAGAAGATGAAACCTTTAAAAAGGATGTTGAGCAGGATAAATGTGATGCCACAGACAGCAGTAAACCTGCTGTGATATCAACATCCAAAGCCCCAAAACATATAGGAGAAAAACTGCCGAACAAAAATATCCCAGAGGCCTCGTTGCGAAGACCAATTAGTGAAACTGAGAATGACAAAGCAACTGCTAAAGGGAAAGATGTCCATTCCAGTGTTACTCAGGAATTTAAAGAAAGCAATAAAGTCCAGAAAGTTCAGACATCTATTGTTCATGATGCTGTTAGATTACTAGAGAAAGAGAGTGATGCTAAAAAATAccaacaaattacaaaaagtgAGTCTGCTTCCAAAGAAGTAATAGCTGAGCTGCCCAAAAAAGATGGCGAGGAACCACTAAACAAAAATctcagaaaaaagacagaatctCAAATTCCTATAAGAACAGCATCCTCTACTTTAGATAATGACCtcacaaagaaacagacaatAATTAAACCTTCACAGATACCTACATTATCTAAAAGCAAAATACAGATGAGTCTTGAGACAACCCCagcaaaaacagatgaaaatctAACCTTTGAAATTCTAGATAATGCACCCAAAGACTCCAACTCCAATAATCTTCCTAGCCCTAGAGAAATGCTGGAAAATGTCATAAACCCTCCAGCTGCTACAACAACCAAAGAGAACTTCAAGGGCATCAAAACATTACCTGTTTATGTCGGTGTTCAGGtgggcaggcaggcagagagggaggccAAAGGAGCACTGTACACAGTCAAACAGAAATCAAACTCAGCAATCAGCCCCATAAGCCCAGATGATGACACACTAGAACAGGTGTCTTTCATAGACAGCTCAGGGAAAAGCCCCCTTACACCAGAGACCCCCAGCTCTGAGGAAGTCAGCTATGACCTCACAGTCAGGACACCTGATGGCTTTATGGGATTCATGCCAGGGAAACCCAGTCCCATCCTGGAGGTATCTGAGGAATCAGAGGAGGATGACCAAGGcaaagtttttttctcttttaaagaGGCCCTGCCAGAAAGGAAAACTGATATTCATGCCACCCAAGCAGACCTTGCTAATGCTAATAAGcaagaaacagaaatgaatgataACCTGCAGGAATTAACAAATAGATTCAATCAGCAAGTAACAACAGCCAATGGCGAGTATGAGGAAATTACAGGCCAGGAGCATCAAGAAGTTTCAAAAGACAAAGGTATCGCATATATTGAattccctccccctcctcctctggacTCAGCTTCAGAAATTTCAGACCCAGAAAGGAAAGGTTCCTGTGCCTCttcagagactgagacagaaatgATGGAAGTAAACTTACAGGAAGAACACGACAGGTATCTGCTGACTGAGCCAATTATACGAATCCAACCCCCTTCCCCGGTGCCTCCTGGGGAAGATGACAGTCAGTCAAACGGTGATgaaggagatgatgatgagtcaATCTTTCAACCAATTCCTTGCAAGAAATTTACTTTCAAAGTtcctgaggaggaagaggaaaagaagaaagataagGAAAAGGCGACTAAAtccaaaaaacatgacaaaaatggAAACAACAAAGAACTTAATGGTGGGACCAATGGCTCCAATGGTTCTTATGGCTCCAATGGCTCCAATGGTTCCAATGGTTCTAATGACAAAGGAGAGGACTATGAATAtgaacaaaatggaaatgatcAATCGATAACAGACTGTTCAATAGCCACAACAGCTGAATTTTCTCATGACACAGATGCAACGGAGATAGACTCCCTAGATGGATATGAACTtcaggatgaggatgatggcCTGTGTGAGCAGGCAGATTTACGGTTGTTTGGTCTTCCAGACAGCCGAAGAGATGTCTGGGCAACAGACACTTTTAGGTCCACTGACCGCTCTTTTCCCCAGACCAAACTTGAAGTTATTGAAGAGGAGAAAACCCCAGAAGAATGTCAAAAGGACACTTTCAAAAAAGATACCCCTTCAAATGGTGGTAAACCTGATGCTGTTAGTAAAGATGGGGTTACAAGTCAGGAACAAAAACCCTCAGATAAAGAGGGATTTTCAGACACTTACTTTAGTTATAAGTTAGAGGAGGAGTTTAACTCTCCCTTTAAGACTGTTGCCACTAAAGGGCTGGACTTTGACCCCTGGTCCAGTAAAGGTGGAGAAGAAGATATCGTTGACATGGGAGGGACACGGGGAAGCAATGGTGAGCCTAAGCCTTTTGGACTAGCAGTGGACGAACAGTCTCAGGCTACGACACCAGACACTACCCCAGCCCGAACACCAACAGACGATAGTACGCCGACAAGCGAGCCAAATCCATTCCCCTTCCATGAAGGGAAGATGTTTGAGATGACACGCAGTGGTGCGATTGACATGAGCAAGAGGGACATGGTGGAGGAGAGGCTCCAGTTTTTTCAGATTGGTGAGCATTACTACTCGGCGGGCAGGTACAGTGTCAGAGAATCAGAGGTAGACGCCTCCTCACAACACAGGGATCAGTTTAGTACTCAGGATCCCACAGATACCTCAATAGTTCCTCAAGTCTCCATTCAGACTACCACTGTCCAGTTAGAAATATCAAATATGGCTGGCAGTTACAGCACATGCAGAGACTCAACTTCTAACACTGAGCCTTCATTCTCCACTTTTAGAACAGGATTCAAGTTGTCATCTGATAAAACTTATGATGCATCAAATAACAGTTCTAAATGTAGAACAACAGGCACCTTTGATAATATAACCTCAGGATCAACTGTAGATAGTTCTTACTCTGTAACCTCAAACTACACAGATTGTGCTAATTTGAATACATCAGGCATGACAGATTATTATTCAAATCACAGAATTCCTTCAGGTATGTCCAAACAGAACGACCATTTGGATTGGATCTCAAAAAATCAGAACACTTGTTACCAAAGCACAGATCATTCTTTCGCACCTTCACAACAGATAAGCAATCCCCAAACATGGAGCAGCAATACCAGTAGCAACATCCCTGTTTCCCATTATGTCCATTCAGATGTCGCTCAGGCTGGCAGTATTGTGTTTAACATGTTGTCCTCCTCGGGACTGCAGGAGATCAGCAGGATAGAGGCGTCCTTCAACCAGCTAGAGGTGAACAGCAGGGAAGGCAGGGTTTGTCCtaatgtagcaataacaaacaCGGCAGCCAAAGAGGTCAAACCCCAGATATGCAAGTCCAGGTTACCAGTGAGGGTGCACAGAAGCAAACTATGCAGCCAAAGTCGAACAATAGTGAAAGACAAGGCACAAGAAAATGCTG comes from the Seriola aureovittata isolate HTS-2021-v1 ecotype China chromosome 21, ASM2101889v1, whole genome shotgun sequence genome and includes:
- the LOC130162078 gene encoding ankyrin-3-like isoform X35; its protein translation is MTGDTDKYLAPQDLRELGDDSLPQEGYMGFSVGARSQSLRSFSSDRSNTLNRSSFTRDSMMIEEMLAPNKEMHLAVAKDFDSESLRRYSWTADALDNVNLVSSPIHSGFLVSFMVDARGGSMRGSRHNGMRIIIPPRKCTAPTRITCRLVKRHKLASPPPMVEGEGLASRLVEVGPAGAQFLGPVIVEIPHFGSMRGQERELILLRSDNGETWKEHLYDCKTDDLNQLLNGMDEELDSPEELERKRICRIITKDFPQYFAVVSRIRQETNQMGPEGGTLCSRSVPLVQASFPEGALTKKIKVGLQAQPVPDDTVKKILGNRATFSPIVTVEPRRRKFHKPITMTIPVPPLSGEGLTNGYKGDCTPCLRLLCSITGGTSPAQWEDITGTTPLTFVNDCVSFTTNVSARFWLADCHQIPETVALATQLYRELICVPYMAKFVVFAKMNDPVESRLRCFCMTDDKVDKTLEQQENFEEVARSKDIEVLEGRPIYVDCYGNLAPLAKAGQQLVLNFYAFKENRLPFCVKVRDPSQEACGRLTFLKECKTIKGLPQTAVCNLNITLPAVKKEMESDAEDETEKPERRHTFASLALRKRYSYLAEPALKTAVERSTAARTLPAGYPHKPVFPTRPYPPWSTAPITVPGQTRPGVGGSVASTDSPAGSPAASPLKSTWPLSSPSPACPATIKATLGAPPPVPTLSSPVKSISDIVSSSPIRSYRTMPSPIKTVVQQGQYPVQASASLVSSGSPCKPATDPASIKNLASAYTSRTSPLHSISNGPVPERSSAPITAPASPKTPYNMYNANLPFKTALGSTVVTDAVAPNLPSGKSISSLSSLKTSVDSTLSSRGGRTSLSSLSSTGQTTIASSELSMMNGSVSPVKYPSSSSTPSSPSSRLISERSSSLQERIQATTQAATSGVSAAINEAIDSYSVSGYGTLKTQSSSRRSATASSAYGSMRSVVASPSSAVSSNTVTVPVYSLVNVIPETPVKPGPGSLKMALPDSPRPSSSSSSSLSSCVTTSKINSQLKSPPFITPPIIHPTAASNQEILKDVADMKEDLIRMSAILQTDTQTAAKTVQTSNTGTPKETKLEDEEPFTLVEKVKEDLVKVSEILQKDIMSEGKAIAGKERPSEDEWEEFSKDEIEEAQRSTLTDYYPLFDENTLLLKHQSMSSKDLELAKVVDFLTNDFGANSLSKMTELKCKYEEATKREGEEKQKRVLKPSMSIQEHKLKMPPPVSGMLRSPSEKDLSKLAESYQGSETILESPEDLSHEQDKSPLSDSGFETRSEKTPSAPQSAESTGPKPLFTDSPIPPCVTETRTEVVHIRSYEQPDDPCEPLLMEEAASAPPSIEPDPASISSTKALQMKMPEEDSMMNKSVCLKEETHITTTTRMVYHKPQLTDGAEIREEGMSVSDIMKAFQSGRDPSKELAGLFEHKASQDSVKGDELTPRFLDRDIKSKPKVERIIEVHIEKGHSTTEPTEVIIRETKKHPELYVYKGDRGIRELTDYDEAQQEEEELTAEESLPSFLETSRVNTPVSQEEDSRPSSAQLMADDSYKALKLLSQHSIEYCDDELSEIRGESYRFAEKMLLSEKLDVSSMSHSDTEDSAMMTDKSRHLIHEENGSRGAESMSQQQGSPKREFVSKSSKDGSPKSGKFLHREEPSPFDKVTVLHYSTDQGSPKHAVWMRFTEDKHDRSRDKLLYEDRVDQTVKEAEEKLCEVSQFFRDKTEKLNDELQSPEKKPMRREVKEPRSWPSSACSSPEKTQQKSKAGEEVFSKSKLREPSVVKMFGSTPTTEKKSSSLPSSPQKSVLSHTSDDKIKQQTKTSESAPSSPAHVKSTSKVSAVRMKFESEAQKQSQSSPTKVPPPVQPKPSIKKLQESKLPVYQFFAGGKASKVSEASEDETFKKDVEQDKCDATDSSKPAVISTSKAPKHIGEKLPNKNIPEASLRRPISETENDKATAKGKDVHSSVTQEFKESNKVQKVQTSIVHDAVRLLEKESDAKKYQQITKSESASKEVIAELPKKDGEEPLNKNLRKKTESQIPIRTASSTLDNDLTKKQTIIKPSQIPTLSKSKIQMSLETTPAKTDENLTFEILDNAPKDSNSNNLPSPREMLENVINPPAATTTKENFKGIKTLPVYVGVQVGRQAEREAKGALYTVKQKSNSAISPISPDDDTLEQVSFIDSSGKSPLTPETPSSEEVSYDLTVRTPDGFMGFMPGKPSPILEVSEESEEDDQGKVFFSFKEALPERKTDIHATQADLANANKQETEMNDNLQELTNRFNQQVTTANGEYEEITGQEHQEVSKDKGIAYIEFPPPPPLDSASEISDPERKGSCASSETETEMMEVNLQEEHDRYLLTEPIIRIQPPSPVPPGEDDSQSNGDEGDDDESIFQPIPCKKFTFKVPEEEEEKKKDKEKATKSKKHDKNGNNKELNGGTNGSNGSYGSNGSNGSNGSNDKGEDYEYEQNGNDQSITDCSIATTAEFSHDTDATEIDSLDGYELQDEDDGLCEQADLRLFGLPDSRRDVWATDTFRSTDRSFPQTKLEVIEEEKTPEECQKDTFKKDTPSNGGKPDAVSKDGVTSQEQKPSDKEGFSDTYFSYKLEEEFNSPFKTVATKGLDFDPWSSKGGEEDIVDMGGTRGSNGEPKPFGLAVDEQSQATTPDTTPARTPTDDSTPTSEPNPFPFHEGKMFEMTRSGAIDMSKRDMVEERLQFFQIGEHYYSAGRYSVRESEVDASSQHRDQFSTQDPTDTSIVPQVSIQTTTVQLEISNMAGSYSTCRDSTSNTEPSFSTFRTGFKLSSDKTYDASNNSSKCRTTGTFDNITSGSTVDSSYSVTSNYTDCANLNTSGMTDYYSNHRIPSGMSKQNDHLDWISKNQNTCYQSTDHSFAPSQQISNPQTWSSNTSSNIPVSHYVHSDVAQAGSIVFNMLSSSGLQEISRIEASFNQLEVNSREGRVCPNVAITNTAAKEVKPQICKSRLPVRVHRSKLCSQSRTIVKDKAQENADKLKVREHAMHKVRERLDPFENLFPKSRIPVMKAIKYPSFSREQKQVRTKSAVSDTSIKTSRGNKLLTKSRSSTEQRYSSVKTPRRSSTNETGRKSSVVISKNFKTRSITSQVAIPMDQTIPKEADTKLEGKTLPTEDEESCSLSTTRNTSLSEPSKASRSSCPSRTSTSTSTTTSTPSARDVKAEVEQASSERMRRSRRKSRRTHGGKEQKEEGSQVDQPITAPVTENETSPQSPCERTDLRMAIVADHLGLSWTELARELDFSVDEINFIRVENPNSLTAQSFMLLKKWVHRDGKNATTDALTAVLTKINRLDIVTLLEGPIFDYGNISGTRCFADDNAVFPDQSDGYHNIDLELQTPTELNYEPPTPLRSDDFFSEGDASLDSPSKTTLTRPSDLSLTQTTSTISSDPLTVAPAPGPCGSVPPIVGAEDTALTTGEKVEDKLVSYERPDNDRRAVEKSGTEELKAGPVVGLERNQKEDAVSDVAQGNGRREEEEEEEEEEEMTQERLQSLLEDIKLEGGLEDEEMTEERVNAILEQVRQAEKVMCSVPGWRGEMSDTIAESSLHGTQEGSPDSMEQPQAQADRQNGGQTDAAWEGKEKEAKKKGSQEDGSTAGPSRGREEGGDRSQHKVQGRVRAEESGSDEETTVTTRVYRRRVILKGEEAKNIPGESVTEEQFTDEDGNLVTRKVIRKVVRRVFNSEERRESESETVTEEGAGAGGVGGGVADAPSAGAAAAAAGGGGGGGGASGGKGKRRGKRSRQGHKAEKSGEEAQRGKNEPGDGANKKQGKRSQS